The Amblyomma americanum isolate KBUSLIRL-KWMA chromosome 3, ASM5285725v1, whole genome shotgun sequence genome window below encodes:
- the LOC144124905 gene encoding neprilysin-1-like translates to MSAINKNLPPKAALTAQKSVIVHHPAYIGRLLTYFLGHEYPEDIKAYLALRVLLRYGQAVYDIRHVQEIVLHAQKDIPADDVMRTCQQWMADLMLDTWNSFVSKSLAKPADIEQLTQIVSNVKNVFFRRVHQAPWMDAVTQNISIQKAKNIAFNIPSFVSDAAFDRVYKPLLLDARSSSFLDMARRLVEINHESDVLSVYGVIGRSDSATVHSKANAMYVYSLNVVNVNAALLMLPFFAEGTPLSVTYGGLGAIVAHEIIHGFDVSGRLYDEVGTFEDWWSNATNAAYRETSACFVEQMRSLASSSSAGAVTLEENMADNGGTRCAYDAYTLAAERAPAVVRLRGLDAFEEEQIFFLAYCYKFCGVERPPVAQRTTTHPADKLRCNVPLLNMPEFAAAFDCEPGSAMNPASRCSVW, encoded by the coding sequence ATAGGGCGGCTGCTGACGTACTTCCTTGGCCACGAGTATCCAGAAGACATCAAGGCATACCTTGCACTCCGAGTTCTGCTAAGGTACGGCCAGGCTGTCTACGACATCCGCCACGTCCAGGAAATCGTTCTCCACGCACAGAAGGACATCCCCGCCGACGATGTAATGCGTACGTGCCAGCAGTGGATGGCCGACCTGATGCTCGACACGTGGAACTCGTTCGTCTCCAAGTCACTCGCCAAGCCGGCCGACATCGAGCAGCTTACTCAAATCGTGTCGAACGTCAAGAACGTCTTTTTCCGCCGCGTTCACCAGGCCCCGTGGATGGACGCAGTCACCCAGAACATCTCCATCCAGAAGGCAAAGAACATCGCCTTCAACATCCCGAGCTTCGTGTCAGACGCCGCTTTCGACAGGGTGTACAAGCCGCTCCTCTTGGACGCGCGCAGCAGCAGCTTCCTGGACATGGCCAGGCGGCTGGTGGAGATCAACCACGAGAGCGACGTCCTGTCAGTGTACGGCGTCATCGGCCGGAGCGACTCGGCCACCGTGCACTCCAAGGCTAACGCCATGTACGTGTACAGCCTCAACGTCGTCAACGTGAACGCTGCTCTCCTGATGCTACCATTCTTTGCCGAAGGCACGCCTCTGTCAGTCACGTACGGCGGCCTGGGCGCCATCGTGGCGCACGAAATCATACACGGGTTTGACGTGAGTGGCCGCCTGTACGACGAAGTGGGCACCTTCGAAGACTGGTGGAGCAACGCCACCAACGCCGCCTACCGCGAGACAAGCGCCTGCTTTGTCGAGCAGATGAGGAGCCTAGCTTCCTCAtccagcgcaggcgcagtgaCGCTAGAGGAAAACATGGCCGACAATGGTGGCACTCGCTGTGCGTACGACGCGTACACGCTCGCAGCAGAACGAGCCCCTGCAGTGGTGCGTCTACGAGGACTGGACGCGTTCGAGGAAGAGCAGATTTTCTTCCTCGCTTACTGCTACAAGTTCTGCGGCGTAGAGCGGCCTCCGGTGGCCCAGCGCACGACCACGCACCCAGCCGACAAACTGCGTTGCAATGTGCCTCTACTGAACATGCCCGAGTTTGCGGCCGCCTTCGACTGCGAGCCCGGCTCCGCCATGAACCCTGCGAGCAGGTGTTCAGTGTGGTAG